A genomic window from Algoriphagus sp. Y33 includes:
- a CDS encoding protein kinase, protein MVDKNFLLINYELEIENQKAIYVSDSKLILPARSKKQDNMPVALKFSRVDDELVDSYIANFLMISKLKYHPSILTHYNIHKLDRSVINFDILEVLELVRTIKLNDPLKIGISPLHLKQMVLKLLEGFYFLHYNKVLHKDVKPDNILIFEDKGGYNFKIIDFDFMGCAANQRLITTPEFLAPEVNTYSDYDVKAEIWSIGLVLFLIFGGKMPFQTRKNNLSIEEVKKEVLNSNFDFSKVPAPLRIPISLCLKKERQERIGNLGLLIFIMDPFYFLRYWFRLVFKRSP, encoded by the coding sequence ATGGTCGATAAAAATTTTCTTTTGATAAACTATGAATTGGAGATTGAAAATCAGAAGGCAATTTATGTATCTGACTCCAAGCTGATACTACCTGCTAGATCTAAAAAACAGGATAATATGCCTGTTGCTCTAAAGTTTTCGAGAGTAGATGATGAATTAGTTGATTCTTACATTGCTAACTTTTTGATGATCTCAAAATTAAAGTATCATCCAAGTATTCTTACTCACTACAACATCCATAAACTAGATAGATCAGTTATTAATTTTGATATATTAGAAGTTTTGGAGTTGGTTCGTACCATTAAGCTGAATGATCCTCTTAAGATTGGAATTTCTCCACTTCATTTGAAACAAATGGTTTTGAAATTACTTGAGGGTTTTTATTTTCTTCATTACAATAAAGTCCTCCATAAAGATGTGAAGCCAGATAACATCTTGATTTTTGAGGACAAAGGAGGTTACAATTTTAAAATCATTGATTTTGACTTCATGGGCTGTGCAGCAAATCAAAGACTTATTACCACACCGGAATTCCTTGCGCCTGAAGTTAATACCTATTCTGATTATGACGTAAAAGCAGAAATTTGGTCTATTGGATTGGTGCTTTTTTTGATTTTTGGAGGCAAAATGCCTTTTCAAACCAGAAAGAATAATTTGTCTATTGAAGAAGTTAAAAAAGAAGTTTTGAATAGTAATTTTGACTTTTCTAAAGTCCCTGCACCCTTGAGAATTCCCATATCCCTTTGTTTGAAGAAAGAACGTCAGGAACGAATAGGAAATTTAGGTTTATTGATATTCATAATGGATCCATTTTATTTTTTAAGATATTGGTTCAGATTAGTTTTTAAAAGATCACCTTAA